One Thermus sp. CCB_US3_UF1 DNA window includes the following coding sequences:
- a CDS encoding OsmC family protein has translation MPVRKAQAVWEGGLRSGKGVMRLQSQAFEGPYSFPSRFEEGPGTNPEELIAAAHAGCFSMALSAALEREGFPPKRVATEARVHLEMVEGRPTLARIELVTEAEVPGISPEKFQEIAQAAKEGCPVSRALAGVGEIALEARLL, from the coding sequence ATGCCGGTGAGGAAGGCGCAGGCGGTTTGGGAAGGCGGTTTGCGAAGCGGCAAGGGGGTTATGCGGCTTCAGAGCCAGGCCTTTGAAGGACCCTATTCCTTTCCCTCGCGCTTTGAGGAGGGGCCGGGCACCAACCCCGAGGAGCTGATCGCCGCGGCCCACGCGGGGTGCTTCTCCATGGCCCTTTCCGCGGCCTTGGAGCGGGAGGGCTTTCCGCCCAAGCGGGTGGCCACCGAGGCCCGGGTGCACCTGGAGATGGTGGAGGGAAGGCCCACCCTGGCCCGCATTGAGCTGGTGACCGAGGCGGAGGTTCCCGGGATTTCCCCGGAGAAGTTCCAGGAAATCGCCCAGGCGGCCAAGGAGGGGTGCCCCGTTTCCCGGGCCCTGGCGGGCGTGGGGGAGATCGCCCTCGAGGCCCGCCTCCTTTAG
- a CDS encoding zinc ribbon domain-containing protein — translation MGGVNGAGHEALKALYGLQEKDLEIDRLQKEVESLPEELLAVKAQVEALEEELEDLLERQAELRKEYNRHSLDIEDLTAKEKQAEAEQRQAQSAREQTQYENRIQQIKDRIRELLELSTPLMEAMENLEAEIARVEEELSALRPRLEELLAANRDRVEALKAEVERRLAERAALAQGVPAAVLKEYEAIRRARKGMGIVRMTRQGQAFRCEGCNVVLPTHVAQKVVQGQLTRCPSCGRLLWKGE, via the coding sequence ATGGGAGGCGTGAACGGGGCGGGACACGAAGCGCTCAAGGCCCTCTACGGGCTCCAGGAGAAGGACCTGGAAATAGACCGATTGCAAAAAGAAGTGGAGAGCCTCCCCGAGGAGCTCCTCGCGGTCAAGGCCCAGGTGGAAGCCCTGGAGGAGGAGCTTGAGGACCTTCTGGAGCGCCAAGCGGAGCTGCGCAAGGAGTACAACCGCCACAGCCTGGACATTGAGGACCTCACCGCCAAGGAGAAGCAGGCGGAGGCGGAGCAACGCCAGGCGCAAAGCGCCAGGGAGCAGACCCAGTACGAAAACCGCATCCAGCAGATCAAGGACCGCATCCGGGAGCTTTTGGAACTCTCCACCCCCCTCATGGAGGCCATGGAGAACCTGGAGGCGGAGATCGCCCGGGTGGAGGAGGAGCTTTCCGCCCTGCGCCCCCGGCTGGAAGAGCTCCTGGCCGCCAACCGGGACCGGGTGGAAGCCCTGAAGGCCGAGGTGGAGCGGCGCCTGGCGGAGCGGGCGGCCCTGGCCCAGGGCGTCCCCGCGGCGGTCCTCAAGGAGTACGAGGCCATCCGCCGGGCCCGCAAGGGGATGGGGATCGTGCGCATGACCCGCCAGGGCCAGGCCTTCCGCTGCGAGGGGTGCAACGTGGTCCTGCCCACCCACGTGGCCCAGAAGGTGGTGCAGGGGCAGCTCACGCGCTGCCCCTCCTGTGGCCGCCTCCTCTGGAAGGGGGAGTGA
- a CDS encoding MBL fold metallo-hydrolase, whose protein sequence is MRVFRLTLGPLEENAYLVEGPEGALLIDPGDEPERILGLLEATGLTPKAILLTHAHFDHVGAVAPLVERLALPVFLHPLDLPLYRHAAEAARSWGLAIPQPPLPVEPLAEGGQAFGLEVWHLPGHSPGHVAFLYRKEEGPPQVFSGDLLFRGSIGRYDLPGASREALFRSLKRLLTLPPETQVYPGHGPPTTLGLEARANPFLKGLEWEA, encoded by the coding sequence ATGAGGGTCTTCCGCCTCACCCTTGGCCCCCTGGAGGAGAACGCCTACCTGGTGGAGGGGCCGGAAGGGGCCCTCCTTATTGACCCGGGGGACGAGCCCGAGCGGATTTTAGGCCTCCTGGAGGCCACGGGCCTCACCCCCAAGGCCATACTCCTCACCCACGCCCATTTTGACCACGTGGGGGCGGTGGCCCCCTTGGTGGAGAGGCTCGCCCTCCCCGTCTTCCTCCATCCCCTGGACCTTCCCCTTTACCGCCACGCGGCGGAAGCGGCGCGGAGCTGGGGCCTCGCCATCCCCCAGCCCCCCCTTCCCGTGGAGCCCCTGGCGGAGGGAGGGCAGGCCTTTGGCCTAGAGGTTTGGCACCTCCCCGGCCACAGCCCTGGCCACGTGGCCTTCCTGTACCGCAAAGAGGAGGGCCCGCCCCAGGTATTCTCGGGGGACCTCCTCTTCCGGGGAAGCATCGGCCGGTATGACCTTCCCGGGGCCAGCCGGGAGGCCCTTTTCCGCTCCCTGAAACGCCTTCTCACCCTGCCCCCGGAAACCCAGGTCTACCCGGGGCACGGGCCCCCCACCACCCTGGGCCTCGAGGCCCGGGCGAACCCCTTCCTCAAGGGTTTAGAATGGGAGGCGTGA
- a CDS encoding sulfurtransferase, whose product MELPQGAVLVDTRPRAAYEAGHLPGARHLDLSAPRLRLREEGELKALEAGLTELFQTLGLESPVVLYDEGLTSRLCRTAFFLGLGGLEVELWTEGWEAYATEKEEPKPERTQVEARLRRDWLLTADEAARHPLLLDVRSPEEFQGKVHPPCCPRGGRIPGSRNAPLEVFLEPGRVLERLGLAPGQEVGVYCHSGARSAVAFFVLRSLGVRARNYLGSMHEWLGEGLPTEP is encoded by the coding sequence ATGGAGCTGCCGCAAGGTGCGGTTCTGGTGGATACCCGCCCCAGGGCCGCCTACGAGGCGGGCCACCTGCCCGGGGCCCGCCACCTGGACCTTTCCGCCCCCCGGCTCCGCCTGCGGGAGGAGGGCGAACTCAAGGCCCTGGAGGCCGGGCTCACCGAGCTTTTCCAAACCCTGGGCCTGGAAAGCCCCGTGGTCCTCTACGACGAGGGCCTCACCAGCCGCCTCTGCCGCACCGCCTTCTTCCTGGGCCTGGGGGGGCTGGAGGTGGAGCTTTGGACCGAGGGCTGGGAAGCCTACGCCACGGAAAAGGAGGAGCCCAAGCCCGAGCGGACCCAGGTGGAGGCCCGCCTCCGCCGGGACTGGCTTCTCACCGCCGACGAGGCCGCCCGCCACCCCCTCCTCCTGGACGTGCGCAGCCCCGAGGAGTTCCAGGGCAAGGTCCACCCCCCCTGCTGCCCCCGGGGCGGGCGGATCCCCGGAAGCCGCAACGCCCCCTTGGAGGTCTTCTTGGAGCCGGGAAGGGTGCTGGAACGGCTGGGGCTCGCCCCGGGCCAGGAGGTGGGGGTCTACTGCCACTCGGGGGCCCGGAGCGCCGTGGCCTTCTTCGTCCTACGGAGCCTGGGGGTGCGGGCCCGGAACTACCTGGGCTCCATGCACGAGTGGCTGGGGGAGGGCCTGCCCACCGAGCCATGA
- a CDS encoding Hsp20/alpha crystallin family protein, which translates to MALVRRETRPAEITPFRTWGPFSLLEEANRLFEEVLGEFARPGVAYVAPADLYETDEALVLEMAVPGLAPEDLEVSLEGQKLTVRGQVKPAEEAKARRYYLQEIPHGSFVRSFSLPVEVKAEEAKAEFRHGVLRLTLPKVAEARAKRIPIEVVR; encoded by the coding sequence ATGGCCCTGGTGCGTAGGGAAACCCGCCCTGCTGAGATCACGCCCTTCCGGACCTGGGGTCCTTTCTCCCTGCTGGAGGAGGCCAACCGGCTCTTTGAGGAAGTGTTGGGGGAGTTTGCCCGGCCGGGGGTGGCCTATGTGGCCCCTGCTGACCTCTACGAGACCGACGAGGCCTTGGTTCTTGAGATGGCGGTTCCCGGCCTGGCCCCTGAGGACCTGGAGGTGAGCCTCGAGGGGCAAAAGCTCACGGTTCGCGGCCAGGTGAAGCCCGCAGAGGAGGCCAAGGCCCGCCGTTACTACCTGCAGGAGATCCCCCACGGCTCCTTCGTGCGCTCCTTCAGCCTGCCGGTGGAGGTCAAGGCCGAGGAGGCCAAGGCGGAGTTCCGCCACGGCGTCCTGCGCCTTACCCTGCCCAAGGTGGCCGAGGCCCGGGCCAAGCGCATCCCCATTGAGGTGGTGCGCTAG